A portion of the Pseudarthrobacter sp. L1SW genome contains these proteins:
- a CDS encoding glycosyltransferase family 2 protein, with protein sequence MPSYVDEVVIVDGRSQDNTVGVARALRKDVVIVEEKRKGKGVALRSGFAAASGDIIVMLDADGSMDPQEIGWFVSPLQHDYDFVKGSRHVTGGGSEDLTWLRRTGNRALTALANAVLHSNYSDLCYGYIAFRRECLEVLQLESDGFEIETELIVRAAKAGLRIAEVPSIELERISGASNLQTFRDGWRVLGTMARECVLWEAPTAGARPEALRRVKYAYANVSFPRTPADPQSLLSLREAA encoded by the coding sequence ATGCCCTCATACGTGGATGAGGTAGTGATCGTAGATGGCCGCTCCCAGGACAACACAGTGGGAGTTGCGCGGGCCCTCCGCAAGGATGTCGTGATCGTGGAGGAAAAACGCAAGGGAAAGGGTGTAGCCCTCCGATCAGGTTTCGCTGCAGCCTCCGGCGACATCATCGTCATGCTCGATGCCGACGGCAGCATGGACCCCCAGGAAATCGGCTGGTTTGTTTCCCCCCTCCAGCACGACTACGACTTTGTCAAAGGTTCCCGGCACGTTACCGGCGGCGGGTCCGAAGACCTTACGTGGCTGCGGCGCACGGGTAACCGGGCACTGACGGCCTTGGCGAATGCGGTGCTGCACAGCAATTATTCGGATCTCTGCTACGGCTACATTGCCTTCAGGCGTGAATGCCTGGAAGTCCTTCAGCTTGAATCCGACGGGTTTGAGATCGAGACGGAGTTGATCGTCAGGGCGGCCAAAGCGGGCCTCCGGATCGCAGAGGTACCGAGTATAGAACTGGAGCGCATCTCGGGGGCTTCGAACCTGCAGACCTTCCGGGACGGCTGGCGCGTGTTGGGGACAATGGCCCGCGAGTGCGTCTTGTGGGAGGCGCCCACGGCCGGCGCCCGTCCTGAGGCTCTGCGACGCGTCAAATATGCGTACGCGAACGTTAGTTTCCCCCGGACGCCCGCCGACCCCCAGAGCCTCCTTTCCTTGCGGGAAGCAGCCTGA
- a CDS encoding M18 family aminopeptidase has protein sequence MPSLSSAADHIQDLGAFVSASPSSFHAVHEAGRRLEEAGFVRVDELQPWEGGGGSYFVIRDGALIAWVVPEGAGPATGFNILGAHTDSPTFKLKPKATTGAHGWLQAGVEVYGGPLLNSWLDRELQLAGRLVMLDGTEHLAATGPMLRFPQLAIHLDRAVNDGLTLDKQRHMNPVWGLGNAADFDLLAVLASHVSGTSVDPAKIGGYDVVIADTQAPSVFGGNSEFFASGRLDNLSSTHAGLAALIAHASAPGRGVGGAGGAGMPIAVLAAFDHEEIGSNSRSGACGPILEDVLVRISDGLGATVSQRRQALASSFCVSADAGHAVHPNYAERHDPANHPVLNGGPLLKINANQRYATDATGAALWARLCAESGVPYQEFVSNNAIPCGSTIGPLTATRLGIRTVDVGVPLLSMHSAREMCGVEDPWRLAAVTELFFRTVV, from the coding sequence ATGCCTTCTCTTTCCTCCGCCGCAGACCACATCCAGGACCTTGGCGCCTTTGTCAGCGCGTCGCCGTCGAGCTTTCACGCCGTGCACGAGGCAGGCCGCCGGCTGGAGGAAGCCGGCTTCGTCCGCGTGGACGAACTGCAGCCCTGGGAGGGCGGTGGCGGTTCGTACTTTGTGATCCGGGACGGCGCGCTGATCGCCTGGGTTGTGCCGGAAGGTGCAGGCCCCGCCACCGGGTTCAATATCCTGGGCGCGCACACAGATTCGCCCACCTTCAAGCTCAAGCCCAAGGCCACTACCGGCGCCCACGGGTGGCTGCAGGCCGGCGTTGAGGTGTACGGCGGACCGCTGCTGAACTCGTGGCTTGACCGTGAACTGCAGCTCGCCGGCCGCCTGGTGATGCTGGACGGCACCGAGCACCTGGCCGCCACCGGACCCATGCTCCGGTTCCCCCAGCTGGCCATCCACCTGGACCGGGCCGTCAACGACGGGCTCACCCTGGACAAGCAGCGCCACATGAATCCCGTGTGGGGACTGGGGAATGCTGCGGACTTCGATCTGTTGGCGGTGCTGGCGTCGCACGTTTCCGGCACCTCCGTGGATCCCGCCAAGATTGGCGGGTACGACGTCGTTATTGCGGACACGCAGGCGCCTTCGGTTTTCGGGGGGAACAGTGAGTTCTTCGCCTCCGGGCGCCTGGACAACCTTTCATCCACGCACGCGGGGCTGGCGGCGCTGATCGCACATGCCTCCGCTCCCGGCCGCGGTGTTGGTGGCGCCGGCGGCGCCGGCATGCCCATCGCCGTCCTGGCGGCATTCGACCACGAGGAGATCGGCTCTAACTCGCGCTCGGGTGCCTGCGGACCCATCCTCGAGGATGTGCTGGTGCGCATCTCCGACGGCCTCGGCGCCACGGTGAGCCAGCGGCGGCAGGCGCTGGCGTCGTCGTTCTGTGTGTCTGCCGATGCCGGGCACGCCGTGCACCCCAACTACGCGGAGCGGCACGATCCCGCCAACCACCCGGTGCTCAACGGCGGCCCGCTTTTGAAGATCAATGCCAACCAGCGCTACGCCACGGACGCGACCGGGGCGGCTTTGTGGGCGCGGCTCTGCGCTGAGTCCGGGGTTCCGTACCAGGAGTTCGTGTCCAACAACGCGATCCCCTGCGGCTCCACCATCGGTCCGTTGACGGCCACCCGGCTGGGTATCCGGACCGTCGACGTTGGCGTGCCGCTGCTCTCCATGCACTCCGCCCGCGAGATGTGCGGCGTGGAGGATCCCTGGCGCCTTGCCGCGGTGACGGAGCTGTTCTTCAGGACGGTTGTGTAA
- a CDS encoding ABC transporter permease has protein sequence MSTAALESGRQHNRRHNNVGPGPSFLRVLNSEFIKFRTLLSTLILVGSTVLVMVGFAALNAWGIGQFSEAAKTDPQAAAAFAAQGADLTAGVPTSGIAFAQLIIGSLAVLLMSSEFTTGMARSTFTAVPKRIPAFIAKLLVVTVCAFVVTVVSSFLAYIAATPILDSYGFDIDLGSEHSRRLLWVTGLYVAAVAAIGMSLGTLLRNSAGGIMSLLGLFFVVPIAFQLIPGEFFEEARKYLPENLFERIVAAAPADGALEVWQAATWLGVWVVVPLLAAMIVLKRRDV, from the coding sequence ATGAGCACGGCAGCACTTGAATCAGGCCGGCAGCACAACCGCCGGCACAACAACGTAGGTCCCGGACCCAGCTTCCTCCGCGTCCTCAACTCGGAGTTCATCAAGTTCAGGACCCTGCTCTCCACCCTGATCCTGGTGGGATCCACCGTGCTGGTGATGGTGGGGTTTGCAGCCCTGAACGCGTGGGGCATCGGGCAGTTCTCCGAGGCAGCGAAGACCGACCCGCAGGCGGCCGCCGCCTTTGCCGCCCAGGGTGCCGACCTGACGGCGGGGGTCCCCACCTCCGGCATCGCCTTCGCCCAGCTCATCATCGGCTCCCTGGCCGTGCTGCTGATGAGTTCCGAGTTCACCACGGGTATGGCACGGTCCACCTTCACGGCGGTCCCCAAACGCATCCCGGCCTTCATCGCCAAGCTGCTGGTGGTGACGGTCTGTGCCTTCGTTGTGACTGTGGTGTCATCCTTCCTGGCCTACATCGCGGCCACCCCTATCCTGGACAGCTACGGCTTTGACATCGACCTCGGGTCCGAGCACTCCCGGCGGCTCCTGTGGGTCACCGGGCTGTATGTGGCGGCAGTGGCGGCGATCGGTATGTCCTTGGGAACGCTGTTGCGCAACTCCGCAGGGGGGATCATGTCCCTGTTGGGGCTCTTTTTCGTGGTCCCCATCGCCTTCCAGCTCATCCCGGGCGAGTTCTTCGAAGAGGCGCGGAAGTACCTGCCGGAGAACCTCTTCGAGAGGATCGTGGCGGCGGCACCCGCCGATGGTGCCCTGGAGGTGTGGCAGGCCGCCACCTGGCTTGGCGTGTGGGTGGTGGTCCCCCTCTTGGCAGCGATGATCGTGCTGAAGAGACGCGACGTCTAG
- a CDS encoding ABC transporter ATP-binding protein: MIEATGLTKVYGDKTAVDKVSFTVQAGRVTGFLGPNGAGKSTTMRMIMGLDRPTAGSVTVNGVPFAQHAAPLREVGSLLDAKAVHTGRTAYNHLLAMAATHSIPRKRVREVIEMTGLGEVAKKKVKGFSLGMGQRLGIAAALLGDPQTIILDEPVNGLDPEGVVWVRNLVKYLASEGRTVFLSSHLMSEMAVTADHLIVIGRGRIIADAPIGEIITGKGQSRARVRTDQPQQLMRLLTDDGVSVELQDHELLEVKGLPPRQIARTALDNQIMVYELTPLQASLEEAYMELTKDEVEYHSLITTGVAAPARTGGKQ; the protein is encoded by the coding sequence ATGATCGAGGCAACAGGGCTGACAAAGGTCTACGGCGATAAGACCGCCGTGGACAAGGTCAGCTTCACCGTCCAGGCCGGCCGCGTGACCGGTTTCCTGGGCCCAAACGGCGCGGGCAAATCCACCACCATGAGGATGATCATGGGGCTGGACCGGCCCACGGCCGGTTCCGTGACCGTGAACGGGGTGCCGTTCGCGCAGCACGCCGCCCCGCTGCGCGAGGTGGGCTCACTCCTTGACGCCAAGGCCGTCCACACCGGCCGCACCGCCTACAACCATCTCCTGGCCATGGCGGCCACCCACAGCATCCCGCGGAAGCGCGTCCGGGAGGTCATCGAGATGACCGGCCTGGGCGAGGTAGCAAAAAAGAAGGTGAAGGGGTTCTCCCTCGGAATGGGGCAGCGGCTGGGCATCGCCGCGGCCCTGCTGGGGGACCCACAGACCATCATCCTGGACGAACCGGTGAACGGCCTTGACCCGGAGGGCGTGGTCTGGGTCCGCAACCTCGTGAAGTACCTGGCGTCCGAAGGGCGGACGGTTTTCCTGTCCAGCCACCTGATGAGTGAAATGGCGGTGACGGCCGACCACCTGATTGTCATCGGCCGCGGGAGGATCATTGCCGATGCCCCCATTGGCGAGATCATCACGGGCAAGGGCCAGTCACGCGCCCGCGTCCGCACCGACCAGCCGCAGCAGCTCATGCGCCTGCTCACTGACGACGGCGTCTCCGTGGAACTCCAGGACCACGAACTCCTCGAGGTCAAGGGCCTGCCGCCCAGGCAGATTGCCAGGACGGCCCTGGACAACCAGATCATGGTCTACGAGCTCACGCCCCTGCAGGCGAGCCTCGAGGAAGCGTACATGGAACTGACCAAGGACGAAGTGGAGTACCACTCCCTCATCACCACCGGCGTTGCGGCGCCCGCCCGGACCGGAGGAAAGCAATGA
- a CDS encoding bifunctional phosphatase PAP2/diacylglycerol kinase family protein, which translates to MQSKWRRSHRWISRIDKYLLRHVSDLPGGNHDDFFRRLSASANHGKLWMGAAAVMAAFPGRTRRAALHGLIAQAVASAVTNGIFKTLLPRTRPLPEHLPVFRFVHPQPTSSSMPSGHSASAVAFAVGVGLVRPALGAALAPVAAGVAYSRIHTGAHWPSDVLFGSALGAGAALVTRHWWPVRPAFPQVARTWADAPELPGGQGLSIVVNTLGGSFTEETAAALQEVFPEAHINTVQPEENLVEEIRKTADYPGTRALGVWGGDGTVGAAAAAAMERSLPLLVLPGGTLNHFARDAGTGSLKEAVAAASKGEAAMADIGMVTVERGLAGNPETAQLTMLNTSSVGLYPNFVRRREQLQPALGKPLAGVVAMFRTFAAGTPTTLAVDGRRHKVWIAYVGRGRYYPRDHAPLLRPVMDDGVLDVRMITADESFARLRLLWAVLTGTVATSRITHLSEGARVRIDAGGSPMALAVDGEALAGVLSAEYTVRPRALAYYSPHP; encoded by the coding sequence ATGCAGAGCAAATGGCGCCGGAGCCATCGTTGGATCAGCCGCATTGATAAATACCTTCTAAGGCATGTATCGGACCTCCCCGGCGGAAACCATGACGACTTCTTCCGCCGCCTGTCCGCCTCCGCCAACCACGGCAAGCTCTGGATGGGTGCCGCGGCGGTGATGGCGGCCTTCCCTGGCCGGACCCGCCGCGCGGCGCTGCATGGCCTCATAGCCCAGGCGGTTGCATCCGCCGTCACGAACGGGATCTTCAAAACCCTGCTCCCCCGCACCCGGCCCCTGCCGGAACACCTGCCGGTGTTCCGGTTCGTGCATCCCCAGCCCACCAGTTCGTCCATGCCGTCCGGCCATTCGGCGTCGGCTGTCGCGTTCGCCGTCGGAGTAGGGCTGGTCCGGCCCGCCCTTGGCGCCGCACTTGCTCCCGTGGCGGCGGGTGTGGCGTACTCACGCATCCACACTGGAGCCCACTGGCCCTCCGATGTCCTTTTCGGTTCGGCCCTGGGTGCCGGCGCTGCCCTTGTGACGCGCCATTGGTGGCCAGTGCGCCCGGCCTTTCCGCAAGTGGCACGGACCTGGGCCGACGCGCCCGAACTGCCGGGCGGCCAGGGATTGAGCATCGTGGTGAACACGCTTGGCGGATCCTTCACCGAGGAGACCGCCGCGGCCCTGCAGGAAGTATTCCCCGAAGCGCACATAAATACGGTCCAGCCGGAAGAGAACCTGGTCGAGGAAATCCGGAAGACGGCGGACTACCCTGGGACCCGCGCACTCGGTGTGTGGGGCGGGGACGGGACCGTGGGAGCTGCGGCAGCCGCCGCCATGGAAAGATCCCTTCCGCTGCTGGTCCTCCCGGGCGGGACGCTGAACCACTTCGCCCGGGACGCCGGGACCGGGAGCCTCAAGGAGGCGGTCGCCGCCGCATCAAAGGGGGAGGCCGCCATGGCCGACATCGGGATGGTCACGGTTGAGCGCGGCCTGGCCGGCAACCCGGAAACGGCGCAGCTGACGATGCTGAACACGTCCAGCGTGGGCCTGTACCCGAACTTTGTCCGCCGCCGGGAGCAGCTGCAGCCCGCCCTTGGCAAGCCGCTGGCCGGCGTGGTGGCGATGTTCCGCACGTTTGCCGCCGGCACCCCCACCACCCTGGCCGTCGACGGAAGGCGGCACAAAGTGTGGATCGCCTACGTTGGGCGGGGCCGGTACTACCCGCGGGACCACGCACCCCTGCTCCGGCCAGTGATGGACGACGGCGTGCTGGACGTCCGCATGATCACGGCGGACGAGTCCTTTGCCCGGCTGCGGCTGCTCTGGGCAGTGCTGACCGGAACCGTGGCAACCTCGCGGATCACCCACCTGTCGGAGGGCGCACGCGTGCGCATCGACGCCGGCGGGTCACCCATGGCCCTGGCAGTGGACGGCGAGGCGCTGGCCGGGGTCCTCAGCGCGGAGTACACCGTCCGTCCCCGGGCTTTGGCCTACTACTCTCCCCACCCCTAG
- a CDS encoding MFS transporter: MSSNTRTSQDAGLRAAAAATFVVFGINGLVFASWAARIPAVTEILAITSGQMGTLLLCTAVGSLLALPTAGLVVGRIGTANTVRFGGLLAALAGVGIASSLSVASVPGTAIALFFFGIAIGLWDVSQNIEGADVEHKMRRTIMPQFHAAFSGGAFVGALIGAGLSNLGVGLPLHLLVIAGIVVLVTLTAPRYFLPHISTSIPEGEPKPAKGPSAWRDSRTLLIGVVVLGATLTEGAGNDWIAKASVDGLGTSESTGALMFALFVLAMTAMRFTGGRVIDKYGRTAVLRASMGAAALGLCLFVLAGNVWLAAVGAALWGVGAALAFPMGMSAAADDPKHAAARVSVVSTLGYISFLAGPPLLGYLGDLTGIHLALLAILAPIVLALLLAGAAKPIKAE, translated from the coding sequence ATGAGCAGCAATACGCGTACCTCGCAGGACGCCGGACTTAGGGCGGCCGCGGCTGCCACGTTTGTGGTCTTTGGCATCAACGGCCTGGTTTTCGCCAGCTGGGCCGCCCGAATCCCTGCCGTCACGGAGATCCTGGCGATCACCTCCGGGCAAATGGGCACGCTGCTGCTGTGCACCGCCGTAGGTTCACTGCTGGCACTGCCCACCGCCGGACTGGTGGTGGGCAGAATCGGGACCGCCAACACCGTGCGCTTCGGCGGGCTCCTCGCTGCCCTTGCGGGCGTGGGAATCGCCTCCTCGCTCTCTGTGGCATCAGTACCCGGCACGGCAATCGCCCTGTTCTTCTTCGGCATAGCCATCGGCCTGTGGGACGTGTCCCAGAACATTGAAGGCGCCGACGTCGAGCACAAGATGCGGCGAACCATCATGCCCCAGTTCCACGCGGCGTTCAGCGGTGGTGCCTTTGTGGGTGCCCTGATCGGGGCCGGCCTTTCCAACCTCGGCGTCGGCCTGCCCCTGCATCTGCTGGTCATCGCCGGCATCGTGGTACTGGTGACGCTCACGGCGCCGCGCTACTTCCTTCCGCACATTTCAACCTCAATCCCGGAGGGCGAACCGAAACCGGCAAAGGGCCCGTCAGCCTGGCGCGACAGCCGGACCCTGCTCATCGGCGTAGTGGTCCTGGGGGCGACGCTGACGGAGGGCGCGGGCAATGACTGGATTGCGAAAGCCTCCGTGGATGGGCTGGGCACGTCCGAGTCCACGGGTGCCTTGATGTTTGCCCTCTTTGTCCTCGCGATGACCGCCATGCGGTTCACGGGCGGCCGGGTCATCGACAAATATGGGAGGACCGCCGTGCTGCGGGCCAGCATGGGCGCGGCAGCACTGGGGCTCTGCCTCTTTGTGCTTGCTGGAAACGTATGGCTTGCGGCCGTGGGTGCGGCACTGTGGGGCGTTGGAGCCGCGCTGGCCTTCCCCATGGGGATGTCCGCCGCCGCGGATGATCCAAAGCATGCAGCAGCCAGGGTGTCCGTTGTATCAACCCTCGGGTATATCTCGTTCCTGGCAGGACCTCCCCTGCTGGGATACCTTGGCGACCTCACGGGAATCCACCTGGCGCTCCTGGCCATTCTTGCGCCGATCGTCCTTGCCCTGCTTCTGGCGGGGGCAGCCAAACCAATCAAGGCGGAGTAG
- a CDS encoding ABC-F family ATP-binding cassette domain-containing protein — MAHIDVSGIDYFLSDGTQLLNGVTFKVPDGTKTALIGPNGTGKTTLFRIIAGDLVPDEGVIGRSGSMGIMRQFVGQVRDGSTVRDLLVSAAPPALAAAAREVDDAELAMVENDDEPSQMRYAQAIVDWGDAGGYDVETVWDEVCMAALGLPFDRAQHRPASSLSGGEQKRLVLEALFAGPDELLLLDEPDNYLDVPGKRWLEDKLNESKKTVFFISHDRELLNNAAGRIVTLEPGINGAGAWIHGGGFGSYVEARADRNARFEELRKRWDEEHIKLKELVNMYKNKAAFRSDMANRYHAAQTRLAKFLEIGPPEALPIEQNVQMRLKGGRTAKRAIVAEQLELTGLMKPFSTEVWFGDRVGVLGSNGSGKSHFLRLLATGGTDPEREHLPVSDVEIAEVPHEGTVKLGARIRPGFFAQTHVRPDLLGKTLLEILHRGDEHRSGLGREAAAGALDGYGLAGQSEQKYESLSGGQQARFQILLLQLSGATLLLLDEPTDNLDLHSAEALERAIDHFEGTVLAVTHDRWFARTFDRFLVFGSDGKVYESAEPVWDEKRVERAR; from the coding sequence GTGGCCCATATTGACGTTTCCGGTATCGATTACTTCCTCTCCGACGGCACCCAGCTGCTCAACGGCGTCACCTTCAAGGTTCCGGACGGCACCAAGACTGCCCTGATCGGCCCCAACGGAACCGGCAAGACCACCCTGTTCCGGATCATTGCCGGGGACTTGGTACCGGACGAAGGCGTCATCGGCCGGTCCGGGTCCATGGGCATCATGCGCCAGTTCGTGGGCCAGGTCCGGGACGGCTCCACAGTCCGCGACCTCCTGGTGTCCGCCGCCCCGCCTGCCCTGGCAGCGGCGGCCCGGGAGGTGGACGACGCGGAGCTCGCCATGGTGGAGAACGACGACGAGCCCAGCCAGATGCGCTACGCCCAGGCCATCGTTGACTGGGGCGACGCGGGAGGGTACGACGTCGAGACAGTCTGGGACGAGGTCTGCATGGCCGCGCTGGGACTCCCCTTTGACCGCGCGCAGCACCGCCCGGCGTCGAGCCTTTCCGGCGGCGAGCAGAAGCGCCTGGTGCTTGAGGCCCTCTTTGCCGGCCCCGACGAACTGCTGCTGCTGGACGAACCGGACAACTACCTGGACGTTCCGGGCAAGCGCTGGCTTGAGGACAAGCTGAACGAGTCCAAAAAGACTGTGTTCTTCATCAGCCACGACCGTGAGCTGCTGAACAACGCCGCGGGACGCATCGTCACGCTGGAACCAGGAATCAACGGTGCTGGCGCCTGGATCCACGGCGGCGGCTTCGGCTCGTACGTGGAAGCGCGGGCGGACCGGAACGCCAGGTTCGAGGAATTGCGCAAGCGCTGGGACGAGGAGCACATCAAGCTCAAGGAACTCGTCAACATGTACAAGAACAAGGCAGCCTTCCGCTCCGACATGGCCAACCGGTACCACGCAGCCCAGACCCGGCTGGCCAAGTTCCTGGAAATCGGGCCGCCAGAGGCGCTGCCCATCGAGCAGAACGTGCAGATGCGGCTCAAGGGCGGGCGGACTGCCAAGCGGGCCATCGTAGCGGAGCAGCTGGAACTGACCGGGCTGATGAAGCCGTTTTCCACGGAGGTCTGGTTCGGCGACCGCGTAGGCGTCCTGGGTTCAAACGGCTCGGGCAAATCGCACTTCCTCCGGCTCCTCGCAACCGGGGGCACTGATCCGGAGCGGGAGCACCTGCCCGTTTCCGACGTCGAAATTGCCGAAGTGCCGCACGAAGGCACCGTTAAACTTGGCGCCCGAATCCGCCCGGGCTTCTTCGCCCAGACCCATGTCCGGCCGGACCTCCTGGGCAAAACGTTGCTGGAAATCCTGCACCGGGGCGACGAACACCGCTCCGGCCTGGGCCGCGAGGCAGCGGCCGGGGCGCTGGACGGCTACGGGCTTGCCGGGCAGTCCGAGCAGAAGTACGAGTCCCTCTCCGGAGGCCAGCAGGCGCGGTTCCAGATCCTGCTCCTGCAGCTGAGCGGCGCAACGCTGCTGCTCCTCGACGAGCCCACCGACAACCTGGACCTGCATTCCGCGGAGGCGCTGGAGCGGGCCATCGACCACTTCGAAGGCACCGTCCTCGCCGTGACGCACGACCGCTGGTTCGCCCGGACGTTTGACCGCTTCCTGGTGTTTGGATCCGACGGCAAGGTGTACGAATCGGCCGAACCGGTGTGGGACGAGAAACGCGTGGAGCGCGCCCGCTGA
- a CDS encoding penicillin-binding transpeptidase domain-containing protein gives MGNSTKLSVSVAVLILGTSLVACDDGRSGAEAAVQQFATAVSSLDVGPVAFDGKDAAAANDQLRSVFAALEPQKPAVEAGDVTLDGDNASAPLNYTWKFGEAEWKYTVPAKFRKSGDKWLAVWDPATLVPGLADSEVLSKGSQSPQRADILGAGDAPLVTYRPVVNVGIDKPQLVGADPADSAAKLAALVGVDPAGYVQQVQASGAEAFVSAITLREEGRTITNEQIAAIPGARAIPASVPLAPSRTFARAVLGTVGEATAEQIEASEGALTAGDVTGIGGLQQQYDEQLRGTDAVVIRAQRADLTREQIQSAATDPRRVLFEVAPTPGTPLKTTIDAKLQSLAESTLEDVAPASAIVALRPSSGAVLAVASGPGSNGYNTAMLGQYAPGSIFKMVDSLAMFRNGLTPDSKVECTPTLTVDGRTFKNAEGYPEGSLGSVTLRDAFAHSCNTAFIAARDSVSQAQLEAAALAMGIAVEAPSLGAEAFLGSVPGEAAGTEHAASMIGQGKVLLSPLAAAVMAGSVAKGAPVSPQLVVNPDGGTPAAGTTSGSTAPAAQPSATATGEAPATASGEPITAAEAAALADMMRAVVTSGHAGFLASVPGAPVGAKTGTAEFGKENPPKTHAWIVAVHADLAVAVFVEDGGLGATTSGPLLKEFLTAAG, from the coding sequence ATGGGGAATTCAACAAAACTTTCTGTGTCCGTCGCTGTGCTGATCCTGGGAACCTCGCTGGTGGCCTGCGACGACGGCAGGAGCGGGGCTGAGGCGGCAGTCCAGCAGTTCGCCACCGCCGTTTCGTCGCTGGATGTGGGGCCGGTGGCCTTCGACGGCAAGGACGCCGCGGCCGCCAATGACCAGCTGCGAAGCGTCTTCGCCGCACTGGAACCACAGAAGCCGGCGGTTGAAGCGGGAGACGTAACCCTCGACGGGGACAACGCCTCAGCGCCCCTGAACTACACGTGGAAATTCGGCGAGGCGGAGTGGAAGTACACGGTCCCGGCCAAGTTCCGGAAGTCCGGGGACAAGTGGCTCGCGGTCTGGGACCCCGCCACCCTGGTGCCCGGCCTGGCCGACAGCGAGGTCCTGTCCAAAGGCTCCCAGTCCCCGCAGCGCGCGGACATCCTCGGAGCCGGTGACGCACCCTTGGTCACCTACCGGCCGGTGGTGAACGTCGGCATTGACAAGCCCCAGCTGGTGGGCGCCGATCCCGCAGACTCTGCCGCCAAGCTCGCCGCCCTCGTCGGGGTTGACCCGGCCGGCTACGTCCAGCAGGTGCAGGCCTCCGGAGCAGAAGCCTTCGTTTCCGCGATCACGCTGCGGGAAGAGGGCAGGACCATCACCAACGAACAAATTGCAGCCATTCCCGGTGCCCGTGCCATTCCTGCCTCGGTGCCGTTGGCACCCAGCCGGACCTTCGCCCGCGCCGTCCTCGGCACTGTCGGCGAGGCCACGGCGGAGCAGATCGAGGCCTCCGAGGGTGCCCTGACTGCCGGGGACGTGACAGGCATCGGTGGGCTGCAGCAACAGTACGACGAACAGCTGAGGGGGACGGACGCCGTCGTGATCCGTGCCCAGCGCGCGGACCTGACCCGCGAGCAGATCCAGTCCGCCGCAACGGACCCCCGGCGGGTCCTCTTCGAAGTGGCACCCACACCGGGAACGCCGCTGAAGACAACCATCGACGCGAAGCTGCAGTCGCTGGCCGAAAGCACCCTGGAGGACGTGGCTCCGGCCTCCGCCATCGTGGCGCTGCGCCCGTCCAGCGGTGCCGTCCTGGCCGTGGCGTCCGGTCCCGGAAGCAACGGCTACAACACAGCCATGCTGGGCCAGTACGCGCCCGGTTCCATCTTCAAGATGGTGGACTCGCTGGCGATGTTCCGCAACGGCCTGACCCCTGACTCGAAGGTTGAATGCACACCCACGCTGACTGTGGACGGACGCACTTTCAAGAACGCTGAAGGCTACCCGGAGGGCTCCCTCGGCTCCGTCACCCTCCGCGATGCCTTTGCGCATTCGTGCAATACGGCGTTCATCGCCGCCCGGGACAGCGTGTCCCAGGCACAGCTTGAGGCCGCCGCCCTGGCCATGGGAATCGCCGTCGAAGCCCCTTCACTGGGGGCCGAAGCGTTCCTGGGGTCCGTTCCGGGTGAGGCGGCCGGAACGGAGCATGCGGCCTCCATGATCGGCCAGGGCAAGGTGCTGCTCTCGCCGCTGGCGGCGGCCGTGATGGCTGGTTCCGTGGCCAAGGGCGCTCCCGTGTCGCCCCAGCTGGTGGTAAATCCCGACGGCGGCACTCCAGCCGCCGGGACGACGAGCGGTTCCACCGCACCCGCCGCCCAGCCGTCTGCCACGGCAACCGGCGAGGCACCGGCGACGGCGTCAGGCGAGCCCATCACGGCGGCGGAGGCCGCAGCCCTGGCGGACATGATGCGTGCCGTGGTCACATCCGGGCATGCCGGCTTCCTTGCGAGCGTTCCCGGTGCTCCGGTAGGAGCCAAGACCGGCACGGCGGAGTTCGGCAAGGAGAATCCCCCGAAGACGCATGCCTGGATCGTTGCTGTCCACGCAGACCTGGCCGTGGCCGTCTTCGTGGAGGACGGCGGACTGGGCGCAACGACGTCCGGGCCGCTGCTGAAGGAGTTCCTCACCGCCGCCGGGTAG